One Candidatus Krumholzibacteriia bacterium genomic region harbors:
- the priA gene encoding primosomal protein N', with protein sequence MTRAAATPKKSKPEPRYLDIAPVLPLRRVFSYRVPGGVETPAAGSRVRIPFGSGTETGFVISVRSAGSLDPALRRQPNRIREIGEVLDPFPWLDASLLSLGRWIADYYGSSLGEALRAMVPVRPLIRPRAVPEIPEPEAAKIPRLTREQSLAMDELHPFLDKAAYASFLLHGTTGSGKTEIYLRSIEKVIARGKQAIVLVPEISLTPQMARRFRERLGTRVGIFHSGLSASERFGVWTAARKGDLSVVLGPRSAVFAPFSNLGLVILDEEHDSSYKQSEKPRYHARSVALMRARRAGVPVILGSATPSLESLHNVDKGKFRLLELPHRVAGGHRPRIEIVDLCGEEDGLFSLPLASALEECLARGEKAMLLLNRRGHSRLRLCASCGEVLKCSRCDISLTYHSGRNRLLCHYCGQERALPKACPECGKTKWNLSGLGIEQVEMDLKMRFPGYPVLRMDFDSTRKKGAHATILAEFSQPGPSLLLGTQMIAKGHHIPEVTLVGVISADTGLFLPDFRAAERSWQLLEQVSGRSGRGDLPGRVMIQTWHPEHRVLGSLSRDDASSFLEEELQERRQLAYPPWKKLSSLLVSAPQETLALRAAELLIQRFYEQWPRHRLDILGPVEALLPRLKGRFRQQILFKGNLSREQKAWFPETFSGIQKELRRSGALQLEIDVDPEALL encoded by the coding sequence ATGACACGGGCCGCCGCGACCCCGAAGAAAAGCAAGCCGGAGCCTCGCTATTTGGACATAGCGCCGGTGCTTCCCCTGCGTCGCGTTTTCAGCTATCGGGTTCCCGGGGGTGTGGAAACCCCGGCAGCAGGCAGCCGGGTAAGGATTCCCTTCGGATCCGGAACAGAAACAGGTTTTGTAATTTCCGTTCGCAGTGCCGGAAGTCTGGATCCTGCGCTGCGTCGCCAGCCGAACCGCATTCGTGAAATCGGAGAGGTGCTGGATCCGTTTCCCTGGCTGGACGCATCACTTCTGTCTCTGGGCCGCTGGATTGCCGACTACTATGGAAGTTCTCTGGGAGAGGCTCTTCGTGCCATGGTTCCGGTGCGCCCGCTGATCCGGCCACGCGCAGTTCCGGAAATACCCGAACCAGAAGCGGCGAAGATTCCCCGCCTGACCCGGGAGCAATCCCTTGCCATGGACGAGCTTCATCCCTTTCTCGACAAGGCTGCTTATGCCTCCTTTCTGCTTCATGGAACCACGGGAAGTGGGAAGACGGAGATTTACCTGAGATCCATCGAGAAAGTGATTGCCAGGGGGAAGCAGGCCATCGTCCTGGTTCCCGAGATCAGCCTGACCCCGCAGATGGCTCGCCGCTTTCGGGAGCGGCTGGGAACTCGTGTAGGCATCTTCCACAGTGGCCTGAGTGCAAGCGAACGATTCGGGGTCTGGACTGCGGCCCGCAAGGGGGACTTGTCGGTGGTTCTCGGCCCCCGGTCTGCGGTTTTCGCTCCCTTTTCCAATTTGGGTCTGGTGATTCTCGATGAGGAACACGACTCTTCTTATAAACAGAGCGAGAAGCCACGCTACCATGCACGCAGCGTTGCCCTGATGCGAGCCCGCCGTGCGGGAGTTCCGGTGATCCTCGGCTCTGCCACGCCGAGTCTGGAAAGCCTGCACAATGTGGACAAGGGCAAGTTCCGCCTTCTGGAGCTTCCCCACCGGGTCGCCGGCGGTCACCGCCCCCGGATCGAAATTGTGGATCTCTGTGGCGAGGAGGATGGACTTTTCTCACTTCCCCTTGCGAGCGCTCTCGAGGAGTGCCTCGCAAGGGGGGAGAAGGCCATGCTTCTTCTCAATCGCCGGGGACACAGCCGCCTTCGTCTCTGTGCTTCCTGCGGAGAGGTACTCAAGTGCAGTCGTTGCGATATCAGCCTGACCTACCATTCGGGGCGCAATCGCCTGCTTTGCCACTACTGCGGACAGGAGAGGGCTCTCCCGAAGGCCTGCCCGGAGTGCGGCAAGACGAAGTGGAATCTTTCGGGTCTGGGAATCGAACAGGTGGAGATGGATCTGAAGATGCGCTTCCCGGGCTATCCCGTCTTGCGGATGGACTTCGACAGCACCCGGAAGAAAGGAGCTCATGCTACGATCCTCGCTGAGTTTTCCCAGCCCGGGCCCTCCCTTCTTCTCGGCACCCAGATGATCGCCAAGGGACACCACATTCCGGAAGTGACCCTCGTCGGCGTGATCTCTGCGGACACGGGTCTATTTCTTCCCGACTTCCGGGCGGCGGAGCGAAGCTGGCAGTTGCTTGAACAGGTTTCCGGGCGCAGTGGCCGGGGGGATCTCCCTGGTCGGGTCATGATCCAGACCTGGCACCCCGAGCACCGGGTTCTCGGGAGCCTCTCCCGCGATGATGCCTCCTCTTTTCTGGAGGAAGAGCTTCAGGAAAGGCGGCAACTGGCCTATCCACCCTGGAAAAAGCTGAGCAGCCTGCTGGTTTCCGCACCGCAAGAGACATTGGCACTGAGGGCGGCAGAACTCCTGATTCAACGCTTCTATGAGCAGTGGCCACGACATCGTCTGGACATTCTCGGGCCGGTGGAAGCCCTTCTTCCCCGCCTGAAGGGGCGTTTCCGGCAGCAGATTCTCTTCAAGGGAAACCTCAGTCGGGAGCAGAAAGCCTGGTTCCCCGAGACCTTCTCCGGGATCCAGAAAGAACTGCGAAGAAGTGGCGCCCTGCAACTGGAAATCGATGTGGACCCGGAGGCTCTCCTCTAG
- the rho gene encoding transcription termination factor Rho: MVTRDGANGQVTDIADLKKQTIQELSEKAAELEIEGASSMRMQELIFRIIEAQIQAKGFIFAEGVLQILGEGYGFLRSPDYNYLPGPDDIYISPSQIKKFDLRTGDTITGQVRPPKDNERYFALLRVEAINHEAPVLGKGKIFFDNLTPLYPEQKLELEYDPKDLTTRVVDLLMPIGLGQRALIVAPPRTGKTVLLKNIANAIATNHEDVALIVLLIDERPEEVTDMQRSVNGEVVSSTFDEPADRHVAVSDMVMEKAKRLVEAGRDVVILLDSITRLARAHNSVVPHSGKILSGGVDSNALQRPKRFFGAARNIEQGGSLTIIATALIETGSRMDEVIFEEFKGTGNSEIVLDRRLSDKRIYPAIDIFRSGTRKEELLLGETVLGKSYILRRFLSEKPIGEAMEFLLEKLTKAKTNTKFLESMNA; the protein is encoded by the coding sequence ATCGTCACACGCGACGGGGCCAATGGGCAGGTCACGGACATTGCAGACCTGAAAAAGCAGACGATTCAGGAGCTTTCCGAAAAGGCCGCCGAGCTCGAAATCGAGGGCGCCAGTTCCATGAGGATGCAGGAACTGATCTTCCGCATCATCGAAGCGCAGATTCAGGCCAAGGGTTTTATCTTTGCCGAAGGGGTGCTGCAGATCCTGGGCGAGGGCTATGGCTTCCTTCGTTCCCCCGACTACAACTACCTTCCCGGGCCCGATGACATTTACATCAGCCCCAGCCAGATCAAGAAGTTCGACCTGCGTACCGGAGATACGATTACCGGCCAGGTTCGCCCACCCAAGGACAACGAGCGTTATTTTGCGCTTCTGCGAGTGGAGGCCATCAATCATGAGGCTCCTGTTCTGGGCAAGGGCAAGATCTTCTTCGATAACCTGACCCCCCTTTACCCCGAGCAGAAGCTGGAACTGGAGTACGATCCCAAGGATCTTACGACTCGTGTGGTGGATCTGCTCATGCCCATTGGTCTCGGCCAGCGCGCCCTGATCGTGGCTCCTCCGAGAACGGGAAAAACGGTTCTGTTGAAGAACATCGCCAATGCGATTGCCACGAACCACGAGGATGTGGCCCTTATCGTTCTGCTCATTGACGAGCGTCCAGAAGAAGTGACCGACATGCAGCGATCGGTAAACGGCGAGGTCGTCAGTTCAACCTTCGATGAGCCGGCCGACCGTCACGTGGCCGTTTCCGACATGGTCATGGAGAAGGCGAAGCGTCTGGTGGAGGCGGGTCGCGACGTGGTGATTCTTCTTGATTCCATTACCCGCCTTGCCCGCGCTCACAACTCCGTGGTTCCCCATTCGGGCAAAATCCTGTCCGGCGGTGTGGACAGCAATGCGCTACAGCGCCCCAAGCGTTTCTTCGGTGCTGCGAGAAACATTGAGCAGGGCGGCAGCCTGACGATCATTGCAACGGCCCTGATTGAAACCGGAAGTCGTATGGACGAGGTGATCTTCGAGGAGTTCAAGGGAACCGGTAACTCGGAGATCGTTCTCGACCGTCGCCTCAGCGACAAGCGTATCTACCCGGCCATCGACATCTTCCGCAGCGGAACGCGAAAGGAAGAGTTACTGCTCGGGGAAACCGTCCTCGGCAAGTCCTACATTCTGCGTCGCTTCCTCAGCGAGAAGCCCATTGGTGAAGCCATGGAGTTCCTTCTGGAGAAATTGACCAAGGCAAAAACAAACACCAAGTTCCTGGAATCCATGAACGCCTGA
- a CDS encoding response regulator produces MKPTQARTFGQEPDRKGAIVFQGKVLVVDDEVYILHILDFSLGAEGFEVITAADGEQALAKARAERPDLIVMDIMMPRLDGYETCRRLKSYPETREIPVLLLTARGREEDRQKGIDCGADDYITKPFSPNKLIRRVSGILGIKS; encoded by the coding sequence GTGAAACCCACGCAAGCCCGGACCTTCGGGCAGGAACCTGATCGGAAGGGAGCCATCGTGTTTCAGGGAAAAGTACTGGTCGTTGACGACGAGGTCTACATTCTCCACATCCTTGACTTCAGCCTTGGTGCAGAGGGCTTTGAGGTAATTACCGCCGCCGATGGCGAGCAGGCCCTGGCCAAGGCTCGCGCCGAAAGACCGGACCTGATCGTGATGGACATCATGATGCCCCGTCTCGACGGCTATGAAACCTGCCGCCGCCTGAAGAGCTATCCGGAAACCCGCGAGATCCCGGTCTTGCTTCTGACTGCCCGGGGACGCGAGGAAGACCGGCAGAAGGGTATTGACTGTGGCGCAGATGACTACATTACGAAACCTTTCAGCCCGAACAAGCTGATCCGCCGGGTCAGTGGAATTCTGGGCATCAAGAGCTAG
- the tsaD gene encoding tRNA (adenosine(37)-N6)-threonylcarbamoyltransferase complex transferase subunit TsaD: protein MIFLGIETSCDDSSVGLYCSERKGLAMLMATQLEHREFGGIVPEIASRAHLKNLPPVLGACLEDAHLELSDIDAIAVTRGPGLLGSLLVGVSFARALGENLGLPVLDVHHIEAHLLANHLERDMEFPSLALLVSGGHSQVILAKAPGQYQLLATTRDDAAGEAFDKVAKVMGLKFPGGPKIEKLAHSGDPAALPFPRVRMKDRSQDFSFSGLKTAARLAWEGGASEGSMADFAASFQAAVIGQLMDRSLELARGRLLRAFYLAGGVAANRRLLEEAESRFAPLDIPVYAPRPAWCTDNGLMVACAGFFRHEAGITASENLEPFSRGLIESWAP, encoded by the coding sequence ATGATCTTTCTCGGCATCGAAACCAGTTGTGATGACAGCTCGGTGGGTCTCTATTGCAGCGAGCGCAAGGGTCTTGCCATGCTCATGGCAACGCAGCTGGAGCACCGCGAGTTCGGGGGAATTGTCCCGGAGATCGCAAGCCGCGCCCACCTGAAAAACCTGCCTCCCGTTCTGGGAGCCTGTCTGGAAGATGCCCATCTGGAGCTCTCCGACATCGACGCCATTGCGGTGACCCGCGGTCCCGGTCTTCTGGGCTCTCTTCTGGTGGGGGTCTCCTTTGCCCGGGCCCTGGGCGAGAACCTGGGTCTTCCCGTTCTCGATGTTCATCACATTGAAGCCCACCTTCTGGCTAACCATCTGGAAAGGGACATGGAGTTTCCTTCCCTGGCTCTTCTGGTTTCCGGAGGGCACAGCCAGGTGATCCTCGCCAAGGCTCCGGGACAGTACCAGCTTCTTGCCACGACTCGTGATGATGCCGCCGGAGAGGCCTTCGACAAGGTGGCCAAGGTGATGGGTTTGAAATTTCCCGGGGGCCCTAAGATCGAGAAACTTGCCCACAGCGGAGATCCCGCCGCTCTTCCCTTTCCCCGCGTTCGCATGAAGGACAGAAGCCAGGATTTCAGTTTCTCGGGACTGAAGACCGCGGCCCGCCTGGCCTGGGAGGGGGGAGCTTCGGAGGGGAGCATGGCCGATTTCGCTGCCTCCTTTCAGGCGGCCGTGATCGGGCAACTGATGGACCGCTCTCTGGAATTGGCCCGGGGCCGTTTGCTTCGAGCCTTCTATCTGGCAGGCGGCGTGGCTGCAAATCGCCGCCTTCTGGAAGAAGCGGAATCACGTTTCGCCCCTCTGGATATTCCTGTCTATGCCCCCCGCCCGGCCTGGTGTACGGACAATGGCCTGATGGTTGCCTGTGCAGGATTTTTCCGGCATGAAGCCGGGATTACCGCCTCCGAAAACCTGGAGCCATTCAGCCGGGGGCTCATTGAGAGCTGGGCTCCCTAG
- a CDS encoding FxLYD domain-containing protein: MKYANLFTTGILALLALLMGCNSMQTSSAILRYQQGEFEMAESLCVEALKVNSEDGEAFFYMALAQSELQDYRSAYDNFRKASEMKPERLELAEANIEKNWRDVYNEGVSYTRDENFDVAIEFFTLATEANPENPKGYSNLSKAYWSKAEKIRKLDRFEYLSLLQASLENLELALPLETEEEAREGTARLLCTVLGNLYVNSSDGDRDPFLTRYREVTGEYPDYYSTHEAFGYILYEEGQRNKTFYPFAGQALAQAAKLREKAQDPEGEVAMFAGVAFMTAQLFEQASVNFDIALGINPNDQQLWYYKEFCDYKNLNFQEAIRAAKMLQDSFKSADPEVFKILFLCYKDLAVAADEGGDNEGFLANRTLYEDSYRAFATYKGLADDTPPLLLSQAELAEQERRENALYEKDEVAILDAEIEGRFIKGTLLNKREDLVEYVEVTIDILDEMGEVIDNAYAEVEEIESEQEVEISAFFSADPEEVAGFEVTDLLIE, encoded by the coding sequence ATGAAGTACGCGAACCTATTCACGACAGGTATTCTGGCTCTCCTCGCTCTCCTGATGGGCTGCAACTCCATGCAGACCTCCAGTGCGATTCTTCGCTATCAGCAGGGCGAGTTCGAGATGGCCGAGAGCCTTTGCGTGGAGGCCCTGAAGGTGAACTCCGAGGACGGAGAGGCATTCTTCTATATGGCTCTCGCGCAATCCGAGCTTCAGGATTACCGCAGCGCCTATGACAACTTCCGCAAGGCTTCCGAAATGAAGCCCGAGCGCCTGGAATTGGCCGAAGCGAACATCGAGAAGAACTGGCGCGATGTTTATAATGAAGGGGTGAGCTACACCCGCGATGAGAACTTCGATGTTGCCATCGAGTTCTTCACGCTGGCCACGGAGGCGAATCCCGAGAACCCCAAGGGTTACAGCAACCTGTCGAAGGCCTACTGGTCCAAGGCGGAGAAGATCCGGAAGCTCGACCGCTTCGAGTATCTCTCCCTCCTGCAGGCTTCCTTGGAGAACCTGGAACTGGCCCTTCCTCTGGAAACCGAAGAAGAGGCCCGTGAGGGAACCGCACGCCTGCTTTGCACCGTTCTCGGCAACCTGTATGTGAACAGTTCCGACGGGGATCGCGATCCCTTCCTCACCCGTTACCGTGAGGTGACCGGAGAGTATCCCGATTACTACAGCACTCACGAGGCCTTCGGCTACATCCTCTATGAAGAGGGACAGAGGAACAAGACCTTCTACCCCTTCGCGGGACAGGCTCTTGCCCAGGCCGCCAAGCTTCGTGAGAAGGCTCAGGATCCCGAAGGTGAAGTGGCCATGTTCGCCGGTGTCGCCTTCATGACAGCCCAGCTTTTCGAGCAGGCTTCTGTCAACTTCGACATCGCTCTCGGAATCAATCCGAATGACCAGCAGCTCTGGTACTACAAGGAGTTCTGCGACTACAAGAACCTGAATTTCCAGGAAGCGATTCGTGCGGCAAAGATGCTCCAGGACAGCTTCAAGAGTGCGGATCCGGAAGTCTTCAAGATTCTCTTCCTCTGCTACAAGGATCTCGCCGTAGCCGCGGACGAGGGCGGAGACAATGAGGGTTTCCTCGCCAACCGCACCCTGTATGAAGACTCCTACCGGGCCTTTGCGACCTACAAGGGTCTGGCCGATGACACTCCTCCCCTGCTCCTTTCCCAGGCGGAACTTGCCGAGCAGGAGCGTCGTGAGAACGCGCTCTATGAGAAGGATGAAGTTGCCATTCTGGACGCGGAAATCGAGGGTCGCTTCATCAAGGGAACCCTGCTGAACAAGCGGGAAGATCTCGTGGAATATGTGGAAGTTACCATCGACATTCTTGATGAGATGGGCGAGGTCATCGACAACGCCTATGCCGAGGTCGAGGAAATCGAGTCCGAGCAGGAAGTGGAGATTTCCGCCTTCTTCTCGGCCGATCCCGAAGAAGTGGCCGGCTTTGAGGTCACCGACCTCCTGATCGAATAG
- a CDS encoding NAD(P)H-hydrate dehydratase translates to MFLLTASEMRELDRKTIEGGHVSGTELMERAGRGVYDIIRQRFSSRLERRRIVLLCGKGNNAGDGFVIARHLMEAGALVTLFLLAPPAELQGDARDAFEKLLPLQPEIFPLSDDAGRSLCAQQLEACDLAIDALFGTGLKGGLREPGLSAVNILNRHAPRVLSVDLPSGLSGDDESVEVCVEADLTATIGFAKTGLCGEPRCGEILRVDIGFPPDLSAKTAGDLRALDAEEARKRLPLVSSREHKYQRGSVLIVAGSTAYGGAPLLTASAALRSGAGMVRLALPASLVPLLQARLPSVIAHSLPEEEDGSLGEAAFEELSRLEPRWDALGIGPGLGRSPETLLSLRQWLEAVEIPAVIDADALFAWKEDFDALSLHPAPRVLTPHSGELGALLGKSSQKVNRQRMKILRSLDPGNRVLLHKGAATMIRGGGAEIYGLLSGHPSMARGGSGDLLTGLIAGILAQGSEPLDATLLAAWIHGEAGRRAGISRGRAAQSEDLIPEFAAAWHQLENPLSVTWDDE, encoded by the coding sequence ATGTTTCTTCTGACTGCCTCAGAAATGAGGGAACTGGATCGGAAGACGATCGAGGGCGGCCATGTTTCCGGGACGGAATTGATGGAGCGCGCGGGGCGGGGAGTCTATGACATCATCCGCCAGCGTTTTTCATCGCGACTGGAGCGCCGTCGCATTGTGCTGCTTTGCGGCAAGGGAAACAACGCGGGCGATGGCTTTGTCATCGCCCGCCACCTTATGGAGGCCGGTGCCCTTGTGACGCTCTTCCTGCTCGCCCCCCCTGCGGAGCTTCAGGGAGATGCCAGGGATGCCTTTGAAAAACTGCTTCCCCTTCAGCCCGAGATCTTCCCGCTTTCAGACGATGCCGGCCGCAGCCTCTGCGCTCAACAGCTGGAGGCATGCGATCTGGCCATAGATGCTCTCTTTGGCACGGGCCTGAAGGGGGGCCTGCGGGAGCCGGGTCTTTCTGCGGTGAACATCCTGAACCGCCATGCCCCCCGTGTCCTGTCCGTGGATCTTCCCAGCGGGCTATCCGGGGACGATGAGAGCGTCGAGGTCTGTGTGGAAGCCGACCTGACGGCCACGATCGGCTTTGCAAAGACGGGGCTTTGCGGAGAGCCTCGCTGCGGGGAAATCCTGCGTGTGGACATCGGTTTCCCGCCGGACCTGTCCGCAAAAACAGCCGGGGATCTTCGGGCACTCGATGCAGAGGAAGCCCGGAAGCGGCTGCCGCTGGTCTCTTCCCGGGAACACAAGTATCAGCGAGGGTCTGTACTCATTGTTGCGGGTTCGACTGCCTATGGCGGCGCTCCTCTGCTCACGGCCTCAGCGGCGCTTCGCAGTGGCGCAGGCATGGTTCGATTGGCTCTGCCAGCTTCCCTGGTTCCGCTTCTTCAGGCTCGCCTGCCTTCGGTGATTGCCCATTCGCTTCCCGAAGAAGAGGATGGCAGTCTTGGCGAAGCCGCCTTCGAGGAACTGTCCCGACTGGAACCTCGCTGGGACGCTCTTGGCATCGGTCCCGGTCTCGGGCGTTCTCCGGAAACTCTCTTGTCCCTTCGCCAGTGGCTGGAAGCGGTGGAGATTCCCGCAGTCATTGATGCCGATGCCCTTTTTGCCTGGAAAGAGGACTTCGATGCCCTCTCCCTGCATCCTGCCCCCCGGGTTCTCACTCCCCACAGCGGAGAACTGGGAGCCCTTCTGGGGAAAAGCAGCCAGAAAGTGAACCGGCAGCGGATGAAGATTCTGCGTTCCCTGGATCCCGGGAACCGGGTGCTTCTGCACAAGGGGGCCGCCACGATGATTCGAGGCGGGGGGGCGGAGATTTACGGACTTCTCAGCGGACACCCCTCCATGGCACGCGGGGGAAGCGGCGATCTTCTGACGGGACTGATCGCCGGTATCCTGGCCCAGGGTTCCGAGCCTCTTGATGCAACACTTCTTGCGGCCTGGATCCACGGAGAGGCAGGAAGACGAGCCGGAATCAGCCGGGGAAGAGCTGCGCAGTCGGAAGACCTGATTCCGGAGTTCGCCGCTGCCTGGCATCAACTGGAGAATCCTCTTTCGGTCACCTGGGACGATGAATGA
- a CDS encoding DUF1385 domain-containing protein: MSRESYAVGGQAVIEGVMMRAKDYIACAVRSPEGEVVLKKEPFRSFLVRFRLHKIPILRGGIGLIESMIVGMRMLTYSAEVAMPEEEKKEGRAWLDRLWMILTLIFAFVAGLGLFFYIPLILTDLVPGTESSLAFNLVDGLFRLLIFLAYIWVISLWKDMRRVFQYHGAEHKTINAFEAGEKLSPEVIQSYSRLHPRCGTSFLLLVMLVSILVFLFLGRPETIGDRLIRLAFIPLIGGISYELIKLSAKGSWKYWLAPLVYPGLGLQLMTTKEPDLDQCEVALCSLAACLPPDELEEKIAEEWIPADGEMEKGEE, encoded by the coding sequence ATGTCCAGGGAATCCTATGCAGTCGGGGGTCAGGCGGTCATCGAGGGCGTGATGATGCGCGCAAAGGACTACATCGCCTGTGCCGTGCGGAGTCCTGAAGGCGAGGTGGTTCTGAAGAAGGAACCCTTTCGCAGTTTTCTCGTCCGGTTCCGCCTTCACAAGATTCCGATTCTCCGGGGAGGGATCGGTCTGATCGAAAGCATGATCGTCGGCATGCGCATGTTGACCTATTCCGCAGAAGTCGCCATGCCGGAAGAGGAGAAGAAAGAGGGTAGGGCCTGGCTGGACCGCCTCTGGATGATCCTGACCCTGATCTTTGCCTTTGTGGCCGGCCTGGGTCTCTTTTTCTACATCCCGCTGATTCTCACTGATCTGGTTCCCGGCACGGAGAGTTCTCTGGCTTTCAATCTGGTTGACGGTCTCTTTCGACTGCTGATCTTTCTTGCCTACATCTGGGTTATCAGTCTCTGGAAAGACATGCGCCGTGTCTTTCAGTATCATGGTGCCGAGCACAAGACGATCAACGCCTTTGAAGCCGGAGAAAAACTCAGCCCCGAAGTAATCCAGAGCTACAGCCGCCTTCACCCCCGTTGTGGTACGAGCTTCCTTCTTCTGGTGATGCTGGTCTCCATCCTGGTTTTTCTCTTTCTTGGTCGCCCGGAAACAATTGGTGACCGCCTGATTCGCCTTGCCTTTATCCCCCTGATCGGGGGAATCTCCTATGAGCTGATCAAGTTGAGTGCGAAAGGAAGCTGGAAGTACTGGCTGGCACCTCTGGTCTACCCGGGACTCGGTCTTCAGTTGATGACCACGAAGGAGCCGGACCTGGATCAGTGCGAGGTTGCCCTCTGTTCTCTGGCCGCCTGTCTGCCCCCTGATGAGCTAGAAGA
- the rpmE gene encoding 50S ribosomal protein L31, with amino-acid sequence MKKGIHPKYVESKITCLCGNVIETRSTLPEIHVEICSSCHPFYTGKQKLVDTAGRVERFQKRYGDYKKKSQG; translated from the coding sequence ATGAAAAAGGGAATCCACCCGAAATATGTTGAAAGCAAGATTACCTGTCTCTGCGGCAATGTGATCGAGACCCGCTCGACCCTTCCGGAGATTCATGTGGAAATCTGCTCCAGTTGCCATCCCTTCTACACGGGCAAGCAGAAGCTGGTCGACACGGCCGGCCGCGTGGAGCGGTTCCAGAAGCGTTACGGCGACTACAAGAAAAAAAGCCAGGGTTAA
- a CDS encoding response regulator, whose product MEAPTILVIEDDAAIRRIMEFQLQRAGYRVVATDNGEEGLEIARSLQPDLLLLDVMLPRMDGHEVCRQIRRDFKISQTPIIMLTARSELRDRISGLEQGANDYISKPYDQVEILARIRNLLALARNQREANPLTGLPGNPAIESELTRRMQAGEDFAFLYIDIDNFKGFNDTYGYAKGDQAIKILAEILSEQSQEREGEDIFTGHVGGDDFVMIAHRESGGKIAEEIVERFDLRKKELFRMADLKRGFLSVLDRQGVERRVPLMTLTIALLRNQDDKFQHVGQLSDAAFELKKFGKSFAESIVVCERRGERDSQDSESSETHASPDLRAGT is encoded by the coding sequence ATGGAAGCTCCAACGATTCTGGTAATCGAGGACGACGCTGCAATCCGGCGCATCATGGAGTTTCAACTCCAGCGCGCCGGATACCGTGTTGTCGCGACCGACAATGGCGAGGAAGGTCTTGAGATCGCACGATCCCTTCAGCCGGATCTGCTGCTTCTCGATGTCATGCTTCCCCGCATGGACGGCCATGAGGTTTGTCGCCAGATTCGCAGGGACTTCAAGATCTCCCAGACACCGATCATCATGCTGACGGCTCGCAGTGAGTTGCGGGACCGGATTTCCGGGCTCGAGCAGGGCGCGAACGATTACATTTCCAAGCCCTATGATCAGGTGGAAATCCTGGCCCGGATTCGCAACCTCCTGGCGCTGGCCCGAAACCAGCGGGAAGCCAATCCCCTGACCGGCCTTCCCGGCAATCCGGCCATCGAGTCGGAACTGACGCGCAGGATGCAGGCCGGAGAGGACTTCGCTTTCCTCTACATCGACATCGACAACTTCAAGGGCTTCAACGACACCTACGGCTACGCCAAGGGAGATCAGGCCATCAAGATCCTGGCGGAAATCCTCAGCGAGCAAAGTCAGGAGCGCGAGGGAGAGGACATCTTCACGGGCCATGTCGGTGGCGATGATTTCGTCATGATTGCCCACAGGGAGAGCGGCGGGAAGATCGCCGAGGAGATTGTCGAGCGTTTCGACCTGCGGAAGAAAGAACTCTTCCGCATGGCCGACCTCAAGCGCGGCTTCCTTTCGGTTCTCGATCGACAGGGAGTGGAGCGTCGTGTGCCCTTGATGACGCTGACCATCGCACTGCTCAGGAACCAGGACGACAAGTTCCAGCATGTCGGGCAGTTGAGTGATGCAGCCTTTGAATTGAAAAAGTTCGGAAAGAGTTTCGCCGAGAGCATCGTGGTATGCGAGCGCCGGGGCGAGAGGGATTCGCAGGACAGTGAATCGAGTGAAACCCACGCAAGCCCGGACCTTCGGGCAGGAACCTGA